The following nucleotide sequence is from Devosia salina.
ATCGTCTTCGACTGCGAGGAACCGGCAACTTTGGCCGATTTCTGGGCCAATCTGCTCGAGGGCTATTCGGTCCGGCAGATCGATGCGACCGATGCGGCCCTCAGCGTGGCGCTCGGGCTCGATCCCACCGTGCCCACCACGGTTCTGATCGACGGACCAGGACCGTCCATCTGCTTCCAGAACGTCAACGGTCAGCGCCCCGACAATAACCGCGTGCATTTCGACGT
It contains:
- a CDS encoding VOC family protein, translated to MGAIHEIVFDCEEPATLADFWANLLEGYSVRQIDATDAALSVALGLDPTVPTTVLIDGPGPSICFQNVNGQRPDNNRVHFDVEVDERAAEVDRLKQAGATVDRVLPTYTVMRDPEGNQFCLIDRREAMAA